A single region of the Streptomyces sp. NBC_00236 genome encodes:
- a CDS encoding Fur family transcriptional regulator: MSDLLQRLRARGWRMTAQRRVVAEVLAGEHVHFTADEVLARATSRLPEISRATVYNTLGELVSIGEVIEVATDGRAKRYDPNAHHPHQHLVCSGCGAIRDVHPSGDLLAELPESERFGFTVSEAEVTYRGLCPDCGPG, from the coding sequence ATGAGTGACCTGCTGCAACGGCTTCGCGCACGTGGCTGGCGGATGACAGCTCAACGCCGGGTGGTCGCCGAGGTGCTCGCCGGTGAACACGTGCACTTCACCGCGGACGAAGTTCTCGCACGCGCCACCTCCCGGCTGCCGGAGATATCCCGCGCCACCGTCTACAACACCCTCGGTGAGCTGGTCTCGATCGGCGAGGTGATCGAGGTGGCCACCGACGGCCGCGCCAAGCGCTACGACCCGAACGCCCACCACCCCCACCAGCATCTGGTGTGCTCCGGCTGCGGCGCCATCCGGGACGTCCACCCCTCCGGCGACCTGCTCGCCGAACTCCCGGAGTCCGAACGGTTCGGCTTCACCGTCTCGGAGGCCGAGGTGACCTACCGGGGTCTGTGCCCGGACTGCGGACCCGGCTGA
- a CDS encoding DUF4139 domain-containing protein: MTADSVLRWGSTLDSVVVYARGALCSRLARGAVPPDGRVRVTGLPRSLDPGSLRVRVRVLGASGVRVTEARVEVEAELPRPDAPDTLRRAHERLSDAYAAAQGRRDRQLSVINEVKALHPVPPGRKRDDPHRRTPADAWLELADFVDERLTGLHLRLVELEEAVRAAEHDLMVATDRLERESSDAPSAHVETTVCAALTLDCPSDAGGAEVELELEYGVPGAVWAPAYRLTHKQGDDSGNLVLRASVAQRTGEDWTGVRIALATADLRRRTDLPRLRSVRIGRSQPAPAPSGWREPPSGLGDLFSGYDAAGPAPVRTSAVAAGGPWPGSVAEPVPPPAPQGYGAPPLTGVGGAPPAAFGGAPPAPAQPGGAQPRTRSRTGGRSRADDAAPPPAPGAAAPPPPPVPVAGPPEPSSAELDYAALTLAGPDERGGRRGRLFPGSPSDPVAAEFRRRAEAVAALPLPGQAVRPRESAGSFDHRFDAAARADIPSDGTWHTVTVGEIPVGLRTEYLCVPSVEQIVYATLVLSNATDQALLAGPVEVSVDGEFLLTAALPTLAPGGVRRVGLGPAEGIRVTRRTNLHESTSGLRNNTTVLDHRVHVELANRLSRSVSVEVRERVPVSSEPDVRIEERADWTVPEEGGGPDRHARGTRVWRLDLPAGTTAALDGGYEIRIPTGKALTGGNRRS, translated from the coding sequence ATGACGGCTGATTCGGTACTGCGGTGGGGGTCGACCCTCGATTCCGTCGTGGTGTACGCGCGGGGTGCGCTCTGCAGTCGTCTGGCCCGGGGCGCCGTACCCCCCGACGGCCGGGTGCGGGTGACGGGCCTGCCCCGCTCCCTGGACCCCGGCTCGCTGCGGGTCCGGGTCCGGGTCCTGGGAGCTTCCGGGGTACGTGTCACCGAGGCCCGCGTCGAAGTCGAGGCCGAGCTGCCCCGGCCGGACGCGCCGGACACCTTGCGGCGCGCGCACGAGCGGCTGAGCGACGCGTATGCCGCGGCGCAGGGGCGCCGGGACCGGCAGTTGAGCGTGATCAACGAGGTCAAGGCTCTCCACCCGGTCCCGCCCGGCCGCAAGCGCGACGACCCGCACCGGCGCACCCCGGCCGACGCGTGGCTGGAGCTCGCCGATTTCGTCGACGAGCGGCTGACGGGACTGCACCTGCGCCTCGTCGAGCTGGAGGAGGCGGTGCGCGCCGCCGAGCACGACCTCATGGTCGCCACGGACCGGCTGGAGCGCGAGTCCAGCGACGCGCCGTCGGCGCACGTGGAGACCACGGTATGCGCGGCCCTGACCCTCGACTGCCCCTCCGACGCGGGCGGGGCCGAAGTGGAACTGGAGCTGGAGTACGGGGTGCCGGGCGCTGTCTGGGCGCCGGCGTACCGCCTCACCCACAAGCAGGGCGACGACAGCGGGAATCTGGTGCTGCGCGCCTCGGTCGCCCAGCGGACCGGCGAGGACTGGACCGGCGTACGCATCGCCCTGGCCACCGCGGATCTCCGCCGCCGTACCGATCTGCCGAGGCTCCGTTCCGTCCGGATCGGACGCAGCCAGCCCGCCCCCGCACCGTCCGGCTGGCGCGAACCCCCGTCCGGGCTCGGCGACCTGTTCTCCGGATACGACGCGGCGGGCCCCGCGCCGGTCCGGACGAGCGCGGTTGCGGCAGGCGGCCCCTGGCCGGGCTCCGTGGCAGAGCCCGTTCCGCCGCCCGCACCACAGGGCTACGGGGCGCCGCCGCTGACCGGCGTGGGCGGCGCTCCCCCGGCGGCCTTCGGCGGCGCCCCGCCCGCCCCCGCGCAGCCGGGCGGGGCTCAGCCGCGCACCAGGTCGCGTACCGGCGGCAGGTCCCGCGCGGACGACGCAGCGCCGCCCCCGGCGCCCGGGGCGGCCGCGCCGCCACCTCCTCCGGTGCCGGTGGCCGGTCCGCCGGAGCCGAGCAGCGCCGAACTCGACTACGCCGCCCTGACCCTGGCCGGCCCGGACGAGCGGGGCGGCCGCCGGGGCCGGCTGTTCCCCGGCTCCCCCTCCGACCCGGTCGCGGCCGAGTTCCGGCGCCGCGCCGAAGCGGTGGCCGCGTTGCCGCTGCCCGGACAGGCCGTGCGTCCCCGCGAGTCGGCGGGGTCCTTCGACCACCGTTTCGATGCCGCCGCCCGCGCCGACATCCCTTCGGACGGCACCTGGCACACCGTCACCGTCGGCGAGATCCCGGTCGGCCTGCGGACCGAGTACCTCTGCGTGCCGTCCGTGGAGCAGATCGTGTACGCCACGCTGGTGCTCTCCAACGCCACCGATCAGGCGCTGCTGGCCGGCCCGGTCGAGGTCAGCGTCGACGGAGAGTTCCTGCTGACCGCCGCGCTGCCCACGCTGGCACCCGGCGGTGTCCGCCGGGTGGGACTCGGGCCGGCCGAGGGCATCCGGGTGACGCGCCGTACGAACCTGCACGAGTCGACGTCGGGCCTGCGCAACAACACCACCGTGCTCGACCACCGGGTCCACGTGGAGCTAGCCAACCGGCTGTCGAGGTCCGTCTCCGTGGAAGTCCGCGAGCGGGTGCCGGTCAGCTCCGAACCTGATGTCAGGATCGAGGAGCGGGCCGACTGGACGGTGCCCGAGGAGGGCGGCGGGCCCGACCGGCATGCGCGCGGCACCCGGGTCTGGCGACTGGACCTGCCCGCGGGCACCACCGCCGCTCTCGACGGCGGCTACGAAATCCGCATACCGACCGGCAAGGCCCTGACCGGCGGAAACCGCAGGAGCTGA
- a CDS encoding mucoidy inhibitor MuiA family protein, with protein sequence MSTAPKPIALPVTAVTCLEDRAHIERSTVLDLEAGVQRLRLGPVSALAVDRTLHAELTSDHPATVLDVRIVRDWTPRDPSPPADDDSALRHRVHSLEEEQRELGQRRDRLNARLDLLGRLARDLLREIGEGAGFGETERPRWARELDRVDAERDVHAEQLRSVQVRLAAVADELSDVQLALDLSEEEPAELVGHIELTVRTAAAGPVGLRLSHLTPCALWRPAYRAVLDGEGLTLETDAMVWQRTGEDWSDVRLTLSTARSALATDPPRLDEDRLTLKDRSAAERRTVEVELREEEIGTLGPATVLGLPGVDDGGEARVLRSPAPVSVPGDGAAHRVRLSAFTTPAPSEYACSPELSPLVTQVVRFDNRSGHALLAGPVELVRGSGFSGRGTLDFTAPGSPVELAFGSCDDYRVVRDAEESRDVAGLTQRTVVTRTVRLHLSRFSAPGEHGDRVVAVRERIPVSEVSAVEVRLRKDACSPAPDTVDAEGIARWDVALPPGGRRTVTLVYEVSASGKVTGL encoded by the coding sequence ATGTCCACGGCCCCGAAGCCGATCGCTCTCCCCGTCACCGCTGTCACGTGTCTGGAGGACCGTGCCCACATCGAGCGTTCCACCGTGCTCGACCTGGAGGCCGGGGTCCAGCGGCTGCGTCTGGGGCCGGTCAGTGCCCTGGCCGTCGACCGGACGCTCCACGCCGAGCTGACCTCCGATCACCCCGCGACCGTGCTCGACGTACGGATCGTCCGCGACTGGACGCCGCGCGATCCGTCGCCTCCCGCGGACGACGACTCCGCGCTCCGCCACCGTGTGCACTCCCTCGAGGAGGAGCAGCGGGAGCTGGGACAGCGACGTGACCGGCTGAACGCCCGCCTCGACCTGCTGGGGCGCCTCGCCCGCGACCTGCTGCGGGAGATCGGCGAAGGCGCGGGCTTCGGGGAGACCGAGCGGCCCCGCTGGGCCCGCGAGCTGGACCGGGTGGACGCCGAGCGCGACGTACACGCCGAGCAACTCCGTTCCGTGCAGGTGCGGCTGGCCGCCGTCGCCGACGAACTCTCGGACGTCCAGCTGGCGCTGGACCTGTCGGAGGAGGAACCGGCCGAGCTGGTCGGCCACATCGAGCTGACCGTGAGGACCGCCGCCGCAGGCCCCGTCGGACTGCGTCTGAGTCATCTCACCCCGTGCGCACTCTGGCGGCCCGCCTACCGGGCGGTGCTCGACGGGGAAGGTCTGACGCTGGAGACCGACGCGATGGTCTGGCAGCGCACCGGTGAGGACTGGTCCGATGTGCGGCTGACGTTGTCGACGGCACGTTCGGCGCTGGCCACCGATCCGCCCCGGCTGGACGAGGACCGGCTGACGCTCAAGGACCGCTCCGCCGCGGAGCGCCGCACGGTCGAGGTCGAACTGCGCGAGGAGGAGATCGGGACGCTCGGACCGGCGACGGTGCTCGGTCTGCCCGGCGTGGACGACGGCGGCGAGGCGCGGGTGCTGCGGTCCCCGGCGCCGGTCTCGGTCCCGGGGGACGGCGCGGCCCACCGGGTGCGGCTGTCCGCCTTCACCACGCCCGCACCGAGCGAGTACGCCTGCTCACCGGAGTTGTCCCCGCTGGTCACCCAGGTGGTGAGGTTCGACAACCGGTCCGGCCACGCGCTGCTCGCCGGGCCCGTGGAGCTTGTCCGCGGCAGTGGGTTCAGCGGCCGCGGCACGCTGGACTTCACCGCCCCGGGCTCCCCCGTCGAGCTGGCCTTCGGCAGCTGCGACGACTACCGGGTGGTCCGGGATGCCGAGGAGTCCCGCGACGTCGCGGGCCTCACCCAGCGGACGGTGGTGACCCGTACGGTCCGGCTGCACCTGTCCCGTTTCTCCGCCCCCGGCGAGCACGGCGACCGGGTGGTGGCCGTCCGGGAACGCATCCCCGTCTCCGAGGTCTCGGCGGTGGAGGTACGCCTGCGCAAGGACGCGTGCTCCCCGGCACCGGACACGGTCGACGCCGAGGGCATCGCCCGCTGGGACGTCGCACTCCCGCCGGGCGGCCGTCGCACGGTCACGCTGGTGTACGAGGTGTCGGCGAGCGGCAAGGTCACCGGGCTCTGA
- a CDS encoding VOC family protein: MTNRWAGVTVDCVDVERVAEFWSALLDRPQGPSEPGWIYLGHRDDPQPRLVFQPVAEPKRGKVRLHLDIAVDDIEQGMAQVVALGGRFTGERHAYDEGVVVVMADPEDHEFCMAQYY, encoded by the coding sequence ATGACGAACCGATGGGCCGGCGTGACGGTCGACTGCGTCGACGTGGAACGGGTGGCGGAATTCTGGAGCGCGCTGCTGGACCGCCCGCAGGGGCCGTCCGAGCCGGGCTGGATCTACCTCGGCCACCGCGACGACCCGCAGCCCCGCCTCGTCTTCCAGCCGGTGGCCGAGCCGAAGCGGGGCAAGGTACGCCTCCACCTCGACATCGCGGTCGACGACATCGAGCAGGGCATGGCCCAGGTCGTCGCCCTCGGCGGCAGGTTCACCGGCGAGCGGCACGCGTACGACGAGGGGGTGGTCGTCGTCATGGCCGACCCCGAGGACCACGAATTCTGCATGGCCCAGTACTACTGA
- a CDS encoding GNAT family N-acetyltransferase has translation MHQGPVGGELTRLVPTSEDDLHLLAGWFADPGFVEHWGGAPLSREEVAAKYLGRRRPEVESFVVLAHGEPVGYAQYWYAGAAEGGLDLVLIPGARGRGLGPDAARALVNHVCGTLEWQRVTVDPAETNVRAVRAWEKAGFRRVPGGGDTLLLEYRPTRGC, from the coding sequence ATGCATCAAGGACCTGTCGGCGGGGAGCTGACCCGGCTCGTTCCGACGTCCGAGGACGACCTGCATCTGCTGGCCGGCTGGTTCGCCGATCCCGGCTTCGTGGAGCACTGGGGCGGGGCGCCGTTGTCGCGCGAGGAAGTGGCCGCCAAGTACCTGGGACGTCGCCGCCCGGAGGTCGAGTCGTTCGTGGTGCTCGCGCACGGAGAGCCCGTGGGCTATGCGCAGTACTGGTACGCGGGCGCTGCCGAAGGCGGTCTCGACCTGGTGCTGATCCCCGGCGCACGTGGTCGCGGCCTGGGACCGGACGCGGCCCGGGCGCTCGTGAACCATGTGTGTGGAACCCTGGAGTGGCAGCGGGTGACGGTCGATCCGGCAGAGACGAACGTCCGTGCCGTGCGGGCCTGGGAGAAGGCGGGCTTCCGGCGCGTGCCGGGCGGGGGAGACACCCTTCTGCTGGAGTACCGCCCGACGAGAGGGTGCTGA
- a CDS encoding serine/threonine-protein kinase has protein sequence MSLRAGDPAEIGGYPLEARLGSGGMGTVFLARTSSGRPVAIKLIHQQYAGDDEFRMRFRQEVAAARRVSGAFTAAVVDAAPDAEQPWMATTYIEGHTLAQYIAAHGPLDGGELRRLAIGLAEALRDIHRVGVVHRDLKPSNVVLSPEGPRVIDFGISRAVDQQTLTMTGRVIGTPPFMSPEQLQAPRGVGPRSDVFSLGTLLVYAATGRGPFDSDSPYMTAYQVVHEEPSLDAVPVALRAVVEPCLDKEPEGRPSAEELLVLLRDLPADLGGVHRAGAGRTRDMNTQHHFATPTPDPSAPPPSGNASTAIGRRLRSRWRPVLATAVAVAAIGGGAAALKTGDSGANSDGEKGNSVAAPGGALPDGFKPWRRTVRGGDEDIPDELRCVARGDALFCGGGGVVATRISAVDGSSQWTAKSPGVPVQGMHLVGVTDGTVLGYRFAAQDAPQDPSTEVVALDADSGRELWSVPSGAQSTAVTGRTLDAAVIGSVVVTVDAYNSRFEARDAHSGEVTWTTSFPGGTQCAPVPVGARLFAMCATDAEIDALAVRHPTLYAVDRASGTLGSPLAVDGPAVPVGVAGGRLVLLQEHREGAGTTGYDGVVRVDPVSRKVTYSRLARTYAGTPGMADGTVYVSGQTGLITAIDPATGRKKWFRQTGVEGAAGPAAGTGALYFSSASGRVVALAPKGGKVLWTTDPQADGLAGEQGASPRVTVAGGAVVVAAAKNTLFAFDAQNPPEAG, from the coding sequence GTGTCGCTGCGCGCAGGTGACCCGGCCGAGATCGGCGGCTATCCGCTTGAGGCGCGGCTCGGTTCGGGCGGCATGGGCACGGTCTTTCTGGCCCGTACGAGTTCGGGGCGGCCGGTCGCCATCAAGCTGATTCACCAGCAGTACGCGGGGGACGACGAGTTCCGCATGCGCTTCCGTCAGGAGGTGGCGGCGGCGAGACGGGTGAGCGGCGCGTTCACCGCCGCCGTGGTCGACGCCGCCCCCGACGCCGAGCAGCCGTGGATGGCCACGACGTATATCGAGGGGCATACGCTCGCCCAGTACATCGCGGCGCACGGCCCGCTGGACGGAGGCGAGCTGCGGAGGCTCGCCATCGGGCTGGCGGAGGCGCTCCGCGACATCCACCGGGTCGGGGTCGTCCACCGTGACCTGAAGCCCTCGAACGTCGTGCTCTCGCCCGAGGGCCCGCGCGTCATCGACTTCGGCATCTCGCGCGCCGTGGACCAGCAGACGCTGACGATGACGGGGCGGGTCATCGGTACGCCGCCGTTCATGTCGCCGGAGCAGTTGCAGGCGCCGCGTGGTGTGGGACCGCGGTCCGACGTCTTCTCGCTGGGGACACTGCTGGTGTACGCGGCGACCGGCCGCGGGCCCTTCGACTCGGACAGCCCGTACATGACGGCCTATCAGGTGGTTCACGAGGAGCCGTCGCTGGACGCCGTACCGGTGGCGTTGCGCGCGGTCGTCGAGCCGTGCCTGGACAAGGAGCCCGAGGGCCGCCCCTCGGCGGAGGAACTCCTCGTGCTGCTGCGGGACCTGCCGGCCGACCTCGGCGGCGTGCACCGGGCGGGTGCGGGCCGCACCCGGGACATGAACACCCAGCATCACTTCGCGACGCCCACCCCGGACCCGTCCGCCCCGCCCCCTTCCGGCAACGCGAGCACCGCCATCGGGCGCCGGCTGCGCAGCCGGTGGCGGCCCGTGCTCGCGACGGCGGTCGCGGTGGCGGCGATCGGCGGGGGAGCCGCCGCGCTGAAGACGGGCGACTCCGGCGCGAACAGCGACGGCGAGAAGGGCAACAGCGTCGCGGCGCCGGGTGGCGCGCTGCCGGACGGTTTCAAGCCGTGGCGCAGGACCGTGCGGGGCGGGGACGAGGACATTCCCGACGAACTGCGCTGCGTCGCGCGCGGGGACGCGCTGTTCTGCGGGGGCGGCGGTGTGGTGGCGACCCGCATCAGTGCCGTGGACGGTTCGTCGCAGTGGACGGCGAAGAGCCCGGGCGTCCCCGTCCAGGGCATGCACCTGGTGGGCGTCACCGACGGCACCGTGCTCGGCTACCGCTTCGCCGCTCAGGACGCTCCGCAGGATCCCTCCACCGAGGTAGTGGCCCTTGACGCGGACAGCGGCCGGGAGTTGTGGTCCGTGCCGTCCGGCGCCCAGTCGACGGCGGTCACGGGCCGGACCCTGGACGCCGCTGTGATCGGCTCCGTGGTGGTGACCGTCGACGCCTACAACTCCCGCTTCGAGGCCCGGGACGCGCACAGCGGTGAGGTCACCTGGACGACCTCTTTCCCCGGGGGTACGCAGTGTGCCCCCGTCCCGGTGGGCGCGCGGCTGTTCGCGATGTGCGCGACGGATGCCGAGATCGACGCCTTGGCGGTGCGCCACCCCACCCTGTACGCGGTCGACCGCGCCTCGGGGACGCTGGGCAGTCCCCTCGCGGTCGACGGCCCCGCCGTGCCGGTGGGCGTCGCCGGCGGCAGGCTCGTACTGCTCCAGGAGCACAGGGAGGGAGCGGGAACGACCGGCTACGACGGGGTGGTGCGGGTCGACCCGGTCTCGCGGAAGGTGACCTACTCCCGGCTGGCCAGGACCTACGCGGGAACGCCGGGAATGGCGGACGGCACCGTCTACGTGAGCGGGCAGACCGGACTCATCACGGCGATCGACCCCGCGACCGGCCGGAAGAAGTGGTTCCGGCAGACGGGTGTGGAGGGTGCAGCGGGCCCTGCGGCGGGGACCGGCGCCCTGTACTTCAGCTCGGCATCGGGCCGGGTGGTCGCCCTGGCGCCGAAGGGCGGCAAGGTCCTGTGGACGACGGACCCGCAGGCCGACGGCCTGGCGGGTGAGCAGGGCGCGAGCCCGCGCGTCACCGTCGCGGGGGGTGCGGTGGTCGTGGCCGCGGCGAAGAACACCCTCTTCGCCTTCGACGCGCAGAACCCGCCCGAGGCGGGCTGA
- a CDS encoding DUF2207 family protein, whose translation MTHIEQLYWGGAALIVLWLVAFGFALAFTRNGVVTPGPATQELGDEPESPAVVSLLGNGWRGVEHAAAATLLDLAARGFVELRQPGDDPARTSVHVTEAGRAAPMLLPYERRVLDRVSARAVNGAAPIGAIAFRDVKRAAAWNTELRKEIIGEARLRGLSRFRFAPWLGSALMFGAFVPGALFTVAAVMGGHSVRAALAVGVAPALPLMFLLGKSLRERATPRGLERAGHWAGLRSWLTAHEDFARLPPAAVAVWDRYLAYGTALGVTTLTSRLLGFDSGDRRRVWSSYGGTWRPVRIRYPRLRPGFGGSTVHLLYLASGAAVAAAGLCAFAVLRQPDWSVGIEAHSEGAWRQPGIVLSAGWVGSALLGLVVAGKFSRWTLLVAFLAMMPGNFERSDHGWFTDAAAHEGPLPGELAAVVVVGALAVYFLVLACLQRREPDTITGEVLRMESRKGKGAARFLVLDEGTTDLTTAWALPAASQGIATGARVRLGVSRGTRTIRSAELLKAAMPEGDRLKPVRQDAS comes from the coding sequence GTGACACACATCGAACAGCTCTACTGGGGCGGCGCCGCCCTGATCGTGCTCTGGCTCGTCGCCTTCGGCTTCGCCCTGGCCTTCACCCGCAACGGCGTGGTCACGCCGGGGCCCGCGACCCAGGAGCTCGGGGACGAACCCGAGTCGCCGGCCGTGGTCAGCCTGCTCGGCAACGGCTGGCGGGGCGTGGAGCACGCAGCCGCGGCCACCCTGCTGGACCTCGCGGCCCGCGGCTTCGTCGAGCTGCGGCAGCCGGGCGACGACCCGGCCCGCACCAGCGTTCACGTCACCGAGGCCGGCCGGGCGGCGCCGATGCTGCTGCCCTACGAGCGACGGGTACTGGACCGCGTCAGCGCCCGCGCGGTGAACGGCGCCGCCCCCATCGGGGCGATCGCCTTCCGTGACGTCAAGCGTGCCGCCGCCTGGAACACCGAGCTGCGCAAGGAGATCATCGGCGAGGCCCGGCTGCGCGGCCTGTCCCGGTTCCGGTTCGCACCGTGGCTCGGCAGTGCGCTGATGTTCGGCGCGTTCGTGCCCGGTGCGCTGTTCACCGTGGCCGCGGTCATGGGAGGCCACAGCGTGCGCGCCGCGCTCGCCGTCGGCGTGGCGCCGGCGCTCCCGCTGATGTTCCTGCTCGGCAAGTCACTGAGGGAGCGGGCGACGCCGAGGGGACTGGAGCGCGCCGGGCACTGGGCCGGACTGCGGTCCTGGCTGACCGCTCACGAGGACTTCGCCCGGCTGCCGCCCGCAGCCGTGGCCGTCTGGGACCGCTATCTCGCGTACGGGACCGCGCTCGGCGTCACCACCCTCACCAGCCGGCTCCTCGGCTTCGACTCGGGAGACCGGCGACGCGTCTGGTCCTCGTACGGAGGGACCTGGCGACCGGTGCGGATCCGCTACCCGCGGCTGCGCCCCGGATTCGGCGGATCGACGGTCCACCTGCTGTATCTGGCGTCCGGGGCGGCCGTGGCCGCGGCGGGCCTGTGCGCCTTCGCGGTGCTGCGGCAGCCCGACTGGTCGGTCGGCATCGAGGCGCACAGCGAGGGCGCGTGGCGACAGCCGGGAATCGTGCTGAGTGCCGGCTGGGTGGGCAGCGCGCTGCTCGGGCTCGTGGTGGCCGGCAAGTTCAGCCGTTGGACGCTGCTGGTGGCGTTCCTGGCGATGATGCCCGGCAACTTCGAGCGGAGCGACCACGGCTGGTTCACCGATGCGGCGGCCCACGAGGGGCCTCTGCCCGGCGAGTTGGCAGCAGTCGTGGTCGTCGGCGCGCTGGCCGTGTACTTCCTGGTCCTCGCCTGTCTGCAGCGCCGGGAGCCGGACACGATCACCGGTGAGGTGCTGCGGATGGAGTCCCGCAAGGGGAAGGGGGCGGCCCGCTTCCTGGTCCTGGACGAGGGGACCACGGACCTGACGACCGCCTGGGCACTGCCCGCGGCCTCCCAGGGCATCGCGACCGGCGCCCGGGTACGGCTCGGGGTCTCGCGGGGCACCCGCACCATCCGTTCCGCGGAGCTGCTGAAGGCCGCGATGCCGGAGGGCGACCGGCTGAAGCCCGTCAGGCAGGACGCCTCCTGA
- a CDS encoding LemA family protein, whose translation MGAIVAVLVVVGVWWVIRTYNRLVRLRNQTQASWAQIDVQLKRRHDLIPNLVEGARGYAAHERGTFEAVTAARGAAVSGELGVTERAAAEDALTATLGKLFALGESYPDLKADQHFSTVQAELRAAEDKIAYARQFYNSAVQSYHTALESFPGNIVAGLGGAHGLREYFEAAGAPQDPVQVRFA comes from the coding sequence GTGGGTGCGATTGTTGCGGTATTGGTGGTCGTGGGCGTGTGGTGGGTCATCAGAACCTACAACCGGCTCGTCCGGCTGCGGAATCAGACGCAGGCCTCGTGGGCGCAGATCGACGTGCAGTTGAAGCGGCGCCACGATCTGATCCCGAATCTGGTCGAGGGGGCCCGCGGCTACGCCGCCCATGAGCGCGGAACCTTCGAAGCGGTCACCGCCGCCCGCGGGGCGGCCGTCAGCGGCGAACTCGGGGTGACGGAGCGGGCGGCCGCCGAGGACGCGCTCACCGCGACGTTGGGGAAGCTGTTCGCGCTCGGGGAGAGCTATCCGGACCTCAAGGCCGATCAGCACTTCAGCACGGTGCAGGCCGAGCTGAGGGCGGCGGAGGACAAGATCGCGTACGCGCGGCAGTTCTACAACAGCGCCGTGCAGAGCTACCACACCGCCCTGGAGAGTTTCCCCGGGAACATCGTGGCCGGGCTGGGCGGAGCGCACGGGCTGCGGGAGTACTTCGAGGCCGCCGGTGCGCCGCAGGACCCGGTCCAGGTGAGATTCGCGTGA
- a CDS encoding LuxR C-terminal-related transcriptional regulator translates to MGLTGWDTQWQALGLGADELRVYEALLDTPEHVSRTALTHSLGLTVRRVTHALDQLAEHHFTHPARDAAGLPAAVPPATALRNLIHLRQAELLHRSAELEELTGSVDRIAAQLLSTVNTPRATGIETVRGGAAIAARVASLLVSASEEVALLDRPPYAASQPDGMPVPLDMAEPVRRGVRVRAVVDREGLSFQGRARGLGDLAVQGVQIRVGTDLPTKLITVDRRVTLLPPTDAADPTASALLVSDSLLSNALVPLFESVWERALPIGSVTHDRITEEDRELLTMLASGLKDEAMARRLDIHVHTVRRRITRLMQALNAETRFQAGVQAALRGWLTV, encoded by the coding sequence GTGGGGCTGACTGGGTGGGACACGCAATGGCAGGCGCTCGGGCTCGGAGCGGACGAACTCCGGGTGTACGAGGCGTTGCTCGACACACCCGAACACGTCTCCCGTACCGCGCTGACCCATTCCCTCGGGCTCACCGTGCGCCGCGTCACGCATGCCCTCGACCAGCTGGCCGAACACCACTTCACCCACCCGGCCCGAGATGCGGCGGGGCTGCCCGCCGCCGTGCCTCCCGCCACCGCGCTGCGCAACCTGATCCATCTGAGGCAGGCCGAACTCCTCCACAGATCAGCGGAGTTGGAGGAGCTGACCGGATCCGTCGACCGGATCGCCGCCCAGTTGCTGAGCACCGTGAACACCCCTCGCGCCACCGGCATCGAGACGGTCCGCGGCGGCGCGGCGATCGCCGCGCGGGTGGCCTCGCTGCTGGTGTCGGCGAGCGAGGAGGTGGCGCTTCTGGACCGGCCGCCCTACGCGGCCAGTCAGCCGGACGGCATGCCGGTGCCCCTTGACATGGCCGAGCCGGTACGGCGAGGGGTCCGGGTCCGGGCCGTGGTGGACCGCGAGGGGCTGAGCTTCCAGGGGCGCGCCCGCGGCCTGGGCGATCTGGCCGTGCAGGGCGTCCAGATTCGGGTGGGAACGGACCTGCCGACGAAGCTGATCACGGTGGACCGGCGGGTGACCCTGCTGCCGCCGACCGACGCGGCGGATCCGACGGCGTCGGCCCTGTTGGTGAGCGACTCGCTCCTGAGCAACGCGCTGGTGCCGCTGTTCGAGTCGGTCTGGGAGCGGGCGCTTCCCATCGGGTCCGTCACGCACGACCGGATCACGGAGGAGGACCGGGAGTTGCTGACCATGCTCGCCTCCGGCCTGAAGGACGAGGCCATGGCCCGGCGCCTCGACATCCACGTGCACACGGTCCGCCGCCGCATCACCCGCCTGATGCAGGCCCTGAACGCGGAGACCCGGTTCCAGGCCGGGGTGCAGGCGGCGCTGCGGGGCTGGCTGACCGTGTGA